The genome window ACGTGAGTGATTTGCGATCTTGAGCCCAAGGTTTCTGCAAAAGATATCAGAAAGATCATTTCTAACCTTCTCCACTTCAATATcgattttacttttttcaCCGGATAGAGTGACACCTTGAGGACTATCCCTGCATGCGATTACCACTCCGTCTTCGAGATATAGATTAACCTCGTCGCTAGAGAGGCCAATACTCGCCATTTCTCCCAGACCCATTTTTTGTTTGGCCAGCTTACCGCGATAATATGCGAGTATCATAGCCGACTTTTCCGAGATAGCGCCTGCTGcataagcagcagcagctggccGCACTCTCCAGGATGCGAGAAGGTTGACAAGCCCTATCTGAATGGCCGTACAGAGTGGCTGACAGAATTCCGCTTCAGTAACGCGTGAGTCGCTTGTCCGGCACAGCTCCTCTTTAAGGCCTGTTAGTAAACAGTTCGTGCTTGCCAATGTAGAGAGAACACCCGACTCACCCTGGAGAGACCATGGTGGATCTTGAAGACCTTTCAGGGCTCTCTCAAGCCTTAACATATCTTCCTGAAAACAAAAATATTTCTCCAATAGTTCTTTCCCCATACCTGCCCACTGGGATCCTTGGCCAGTATAAACGAAAGAACGCTGAGGTGAGACTTGAGCGCAGGAAAATTGAAAATTGAAGATCGCAAGGGAAATTCTAAGGAAGCCACACATGATGCTAAGTTACAGATGAAGCAGTAAGGTCAGCAAAGACATGAGGTAAGAGGACCATCATGCTCAAGTTGTTCTATTATCCATTCGGCGCTGTCTCCCGCAGTATTTGGCTGCTGAAGTTTAGTTAATGGAGGTAAGCTGAGCTTGAGGTTCACAGAGCAAACCTTTTGGCCGTGTGGCACATGATCGAAAGCCACTCAGGTAGTACTTGTGAGACTTGTCGGTCGCCTCGTATGTCAGTAACCACATAACCTAATCACCTGACAGGCTTGCATCTATCGGAATACTGAAACATGAATGAGAGCAAGTAGGCACTCATAATTTTACAACGGCAATCAAATCCCGTGTCAGAATGGCGGAAGGTTGTTTGTTATAGTAGAATATAATTCTTGGAAAATCATTCGAAATCTGTGAATACGGTTGAAAATATTAGAGAACCCTCAGGCCTTTTATTCTGCATATAATGCCCTCGAGGCAGCAACCGTCGGAATTTTTTTATGCTAAATTGACGCTCGTATGTATGTAGAGGAATGCTCCGCAATCCTAACTAATCCATCCACGTCACACTCTTCGTAACCAGGAATTCCTCCAGGCCCTGGGACGCATTGAACCGGCCCCATCCACTGTTCTTAACTCCACCGTGCGGCAGGACAGCTTCGTCATGGATGGTCATACTGTTGATGTGAACGGCACTGCAAACCATCAGTTAGTTCCTCAGTCCTTAAGAGACAGACGCATAGAGGGATTATGGCTTACCCTGACTGGATCTTGCGGGCCATGGCCAGGCCCTTGCGTAGATCTTCGGTGAAGACGGCCGCGGACAAACCATAGCCACTACCATTGGCGATCTTGATTGCCTCTTCATCGCTCTCAACAATCATGCATGCTGCCAAGGAGGCAAAGGCCTCTTCTTGCCAAGCGGCCATCTTTTCATTGACACCACCCAGGAGTACAGGCGCCATCCGAACGCCATTTTCTGATTGAGCGGAGTCCCGGTCAACAGATCCGTGGATCAAGTGGGCTCCACCTGCCAGAGCATCTTTGACGAGGTTGCTAACCCGTGCTTTTGACGCCATGTTTACCAAAGTCGGAGGCTGAGACGCAGGGTCAACGCTGGATGTGAGTGCCTCCTTCAGCGCCTCGATAAAGACGGGTGCAATGGAAGAGTGAACAAGAATGCGATCAGTTGCCATGCAGATTTGGCCAGACTATGCAAAGTCAGTCATCGGAAGCGAGAATAAAGTAGTAAAGGGTGTAAAGGCGAGCTACATACGTTCAAATAAGCGCCCCCAAGCACTCCCTTTACAGCAGTCTTGATATCAGCATCTGCACAGACGATGGCGCTGTTCTTGCCTCCCAACTCCATCAAGCATGGCTTGAGATTCTGACCACAAGCGCCCGCAATCTTTCTGCCTACGGCCGTGCTGCCGGTGAAATTGATCTTGCGCACGGCCGGGTGCTCGATCATGGCGTTAACTACTTCGGGGGCATCCTGGGGTCGGCATGATACCAAATTCAGACAACCAGCAGGTAAGCCTGCATCATGGAAAGCGCGCGCAAGTGCCCAGTACGAGCAAGGAGAGAGCTCGGAAGATTTCAAGATAGTCGTGTTGCCTGCCGCAAGTGCACAGGCTGCAGAACGGACTCCAAACACATATGGAGCATTCCTGCTAGGTCAGTCGATAATTCACATGTAGGAATGCTGACGGACTTACCAGGGCACGATCCCGAGGATCACCCCCATGGGCTCCTTGTAGATCATGGCACTTTGgccctcctcttcaacaaccGGGACGCTACCACAAATGGAAGTGATGCGCCCCGCGATATCCCTCAACATGCGGATCCCGAGTGGAACGATAAAATGCTGTGACGCACCCACATCTGCGCCCATCTCGGTTCGCATATATTCGGCATTCTGCTCGAGGCGGCTCTCCAAAATGTCGGCCGCCTTCAGCAGGAGATCACGCCGAACTGTGGGTTTTGTTTGCGAccaggaagggaaagctGCCTCTGCGGCCTCAACTGCGCGGATAGCATCTTGAGCTGAGGCTGATGCAGTTGTCCAACAGGTCTGGTTAGTATATGGGCTAATGACGTCGAAAGTAGAGCCCGTGCATTCCTCTTGACCGTTGATGATCAATGGGATCACCGGTGGGCGGGCAGGTGCAGCCATTGTAGGGTCTGTAAAAGTAGGGGTGCGGGTAGAAACAAACGATAGTATGTGTTCACGAACGAAACATTCAAGCAATAGGGGTATCCCACCAGGGGGTTAACAATCGGAATTAATAAGTAAGATGCAGTTTGAAGGACTGAACCACAATCGAAGACCCTGCATTTGGTGGGAGAGTCAGCCGAGGAGTCAATTGATTACACAAACAAAGCCAATTCTACAAACACGACCCCACC of Aspergillus luchuensis IFO 4308 DNA, chromosome 7, nearly complete sequence contains these proteins:
- a CDS encoding aldehyde dehydrogenase (COG:C;~EggNog:ENOG410PICX;~InterPro:IPR015590,IPR016160,IPR016161,IPR016162, IPR016163;~PFAM:PF00171;~go_function: GO:0016491 - oxidoreductase activity [Evidence IEA];~go_function: GO:0016620 - oxidoreductase activity, acting on the aldehyde or oxo group of donors, NAD or NADP as acceptor [Evidence IEA];~go_process: GO:0055114 - oxidation-reduction process [Evidence IEA]) translates to MAAPARPPVIPLIINGQEECTGSTFDVISPYTNQTCWTTASASAQDAIRAVEAAEAAFPSWSQTKPTVRRDLLLKAADILESRLEQNAEYMRTEMGADVGASQHFIVPLGIRMLRDIAGRITSICGSVPVVEEEGQSAMIYKEPMGVILGIVPWNAPYVFGVRSAACALAAGNTTILKSSELSPCSYWALARAFHDAGLPAGCLNLVSCRPQDAPEVVNAMIEHPAVRKINFTGSTAVGRKIAGACGQNLKPCLMELGGKNSAIVCADADIKTAVKGVLGGAYLNSGQICMATDRILVHSSIAPVFIEALKEALTSSVDPASQPPTLVNMASKARVSNLVKDALAGGAHLIHGSVDRDSAQSENGVRMAPVLLGGVNEKMAAWQEEAFASLAACMIVESDEEAIKIANGSGYGLSAAVFTEDLRKGLAMARKIQSGAVHINSMTIHDEAVLPHGGVKNSGWGRFNASQGLEEFLVTKSVTWMD
- a CDS encoding uncharacterized protein (COG:Q;~EggNog:ENOG410PWB7;~InterPro:IPR001227,IPR016036,IPR014043,IPR016035;~PFAM:PF00698;~go_function: GO:0016740 - transferase activity [Evidence IEA]), which encodes MLRLERALKGLQDPPWSLQEELCRTSDSRVTEAEFCQPLCTAIQIGLVNLLASWRVRPAAAAYAAGAISEKSAMILAYYRGKLAKQKMGLGEMASIGLSSDEVNLYLEDGVVIACRDSPQGVTLSGEKSKIDIEVEKVRNDLSDIFCRNLGLKIANHSQQMKCLRPLYEASLAGHLQINSHMLPMLSSVTTAVVTDPQELGAAYWRRNLECTVLFADAVRNLLKEDKANILLEIGPHGLLTISSGVM